In a single window of the Gossypium hirsutum isolate 1008001.06 chromosome D02, Gossypium_hirsutum_v2.1, whole genome shotgun sequence genome:
- the LOC107927631 gene encoding probable glutathione S-transferase, translating into MGEVKLVGTWVSPYTYRIKWALKLKGIAFDYIEEDLCSKSALLLQYNPIHKKVPVFFHGGKPICESMVIIEYIEEIWPHNPLLPTDPYERAMLRFWIKYAEDKGPSMWMVGEGQHKAEQNSLEMLKIIEEKALGDKKFFGGDNISMLDIVLGLGHWLGGEKLLEAHKLHRLHVWLKNFKQVPVIKEDLLDLDGMLAYLRHQREMSPATH; encoded by the exons ATGGGTGAAGTAAAGCTGGTTGGAACATGGGTAAGCCCTTACACTTACAGAATCAAATGGGCACTGAAATTGAAAGGCATAGCCTTCGACTATATAGAAGAAGATCTCTGCAGCAAGAGTGCTTTGCTTCTTCAATATAATCCCATTCACAAGAAGGTACCAGTTTTCTTTCATGGTGGGAAACCCATTTGCGAGTCAATGGTTATTATTGAATACATTGAAGAGATATGGCCGCATAATCCTTTGCTGCCAACTGATCCTTATGAGAGAGCCATGCTTCGGTTTTGGATAAAGTACGCTGAAGATAAG GGTCCATCAATGTGGATGGTTGGTGAAGGGCAACACAAAGCAGAACAAAATAGCTTGGAGATGCTGAAAATTATAGAAGAAAAAGCACTTGGAGACAAGAAATTCTTTGGAGGGGACAACATTAGCATGTTGGATATAGTGTTGGGACTTGGTCATTGGTTGGGAGGGGAGAAACTGCTTGAAGCTCATAAGCTCCATCGTTTGCATGTATGGCTCAAAAATTTCAAGCAAGTTCCTGTCATCAAAGAAGATCTCCTTGACCTTGATGGCATGCTTGCTTACTTAAGGCATCAAAGGGAAATGTCACCAGCAACTCATTAA